A part of Abyssibacter profundi genomic DNA contains:
- a CDS encoding lytic transglycosylase, whose amino-acid sequence MKVRHLLAAAVLCCAAPAFATDFWTSLAEDYAIGQQDHEDVRYWSDDFASRPHEIRTLVGRAEPYLAVIAAQLRAAELPAELICIPFLESGFDPNAFSSGTAAGLWQFMPQTADRFGLQRTWWYDGRRDIIASTEAAVRYLTYLHDLFDDWLLSLAAYNAGEGRVRRAIARNRKLGRPTDFWSLDLPSQTRAYVPRVLGLAEVFAHPEQFDLRLPPVSRQPQTIAVSLPGQLGLPQAAKLAGMSLEAIRRLNPAFNSFATDPAGPHRLLLPADKAGDFALALQSLPASQRVTWTRHRVQAGDTLSELAEDFDTTVGVIRSINALEGHRIRIGQVLMIPGGAKQAVAGLPAGQRSSGARFYKVRAGDSLWSIARKHDIHVADLTRWNRLSSRTVIRPGQTLVVTSPSRTERTVYYTVRSGDSLGSIAKRYRVRTSDIVAINKLSSPDRLKPGQRLKIRVDVADHSGV is encoded by the coding sequence GTGAAAGTACGACATCTTCTTGCCGCGGCCGTGCTGTGCTGTGCCGCACCTGCATTTGCGACCGATTTTTGGACCAGCCTGGCCGAGGATTACGCCATCGGGCAGCAAGACCATGAGGATGTGCGCTACTGGTCGGATGATTTCGCATCGCGACCACATGAAATTCGCACCCTTGTCGGGAGAGCCGAACCGTATCTCGCCGTGATTGCCGCGCAGCTACGCGCCGCTGAACTTCCGGCAGAACTGATCTGTATCCCATTTCTCGAAAGCGGGTTTGACCCCAATGCCTTTAGCTCCGGCACGGCGGCCGGGCTTTGGCAGTTCATGCCACAAACCGCCGATCGCTTCGGTTTGCAGCGAACCTGGTGGTACGACGGCCGTCGCGACATCATCGCGTCTACCGAGGCCGCAGTTCGCTATCTGACCTACCTGCATGACCTCTTCGACGACTGGCTGTTGTCTCTGGCGGCCTACAACGCGGGGGAAGGCCGGGTACGTCGGGCCATCGCACGCAATCGCAAACTCGGACGACCCACAGATTTTTGGTCACTGGACCTGCCCAGCCAGACCCGCGCCTACGTGCCCAGGGTGCTGGGGCTCGCTGAGGTCTTCGCGCACCCCGAGCAGTTCGACCTCCGCCTTCCGCCGGTCAGCCGACAGCCGCAGACGATTGCCGTGTCGCTGCCCGGCCAGCTTGGCCTGCCGCAGGCGGCGAAACTGGCGGGGATGTCGCTGGAGGCCATTCGACGGCTCAACCCGGCGTTCAACTCATTCGCCACCGACCCGGCCGGGCCACATCGCCTGCTCTTGCCCGCCGATAAAGCCGGTGACTTCGCGCTCGCACTCCAGTCCCTACCCGCTTCGCAGCGGGTCACCTGGACCCGACACCGGGTTCAGGCCGGCGACACCTTGAGTGAACTCGCCGAAGACTTCGACACCACGGTTGGCGTCATCCGCTCGATCAACGCGCTAGAGGGCCACCGCATTCGGATCGGCCAGGTCTTGATGATTCCTGGCGGGGCCAAACAGGCCGTGGCCGGGTTGCCAGCCGGTCAGCGCAGCAGTGGCGCCCGGTTCTACAAGGTCCGCGCGGGCGACTCGCTCTGGTCCATCGCTCGCAAGCACGACATCCACGTGGCCGACCTGACACGATGGAACCGACTGTCCAGTCGCACGGTGATCCGTCCGGGGCAGACGCTGGTGGTGACCTCACCATCACGCACCGAACGAACGGTTTATTACACCGTTCGTTCCGGGGACTCGCTAGGCAGCATCGCCAAGCGCTACCGTGTACGAACTAGCGACATCGTCGCCATCAACAAACTCAGCTCGCCGGACCGCCTCAAACCGGGACAGCGCCTGAAGATTCGCGTCGATGTCGCCGATCATTCGGGCGTTTAA
- a CDS encoding Na(+)/H(+) antiporter subunit D, which produces MLPDLNPGLVLLVGGLLVPLMRGRLRHAWLLALPAIALAVLIDLPHGTYGQISLMGLTLETLRVDALSFVFALIFLIAALLMAIYALHEQDTLQHVAGMVYAGAAVAACLAGDLLTLFIYWELTAVASVFLIWARRTERSYRVGMRYLLIQVASGLLLLAGAGMQAHATGSLRFEHIGLEAPGGWLIFLAFGIKCAFPLLHNWLQDAYPEATVTGTVVLSAFTTKLAVYALARGYAGTEYLIWIGAIMTAFPIFYAVIENDLRRVLAYSLNNQLGFMVVGIGIGTELALNGTAAHAFCHILYKALLFMSMGAVLLRVGTVNGSELGGLYKSMPWTTVFCIIGAASISAFPLFSGFVSKSMIISAAAKQADLWWVVVMLLFASAGVFHHSGIKIPYFAFFAHDSGKRCREAPTNMLVAMGAAAALCIGIGVYPAPLYALLPFAVDYAPYTLTHVITQLQLLMFSALAFTVMMRTGIYPPELRSINLDTDWFYRRAAPALAGSVVAFFATLSGLARRGLALGWRQVDARVLASARPGGWLVAAWRSGTMLWWATTAIGVVVLLGLLR; this is translated from the coding sequence ATGCTGCCTGATCTCAACCCCGGACTGGTGCTGCTGGTCGGCGGCCTGCTCGTTCCGCTCATGCGGGGCAGGCTACGTCATGCTTGGCTGCTGGCCCTGCCGGCCATCGCCCTGGCGGTACTGATCGACCTGCCGCACGGAACCTACGGCCAGATCTCGTTGATGGGCCTCACGCTGGAGACGCTGCGGGTCGACGCTTTGAGCTTCGTCTTTGCGCTGATCTTCCTGATCGCGGCCCTGCTCATGGCCATTTATGCCTTGCATGAGCAGGACACGCTGCAGCATGTCGCCGGCATGGTCTATGCCGGTGCCGCCGTCGCAGCCTGCCTCGCGGGGGACCTGCTCACGCTCTTTATCTACTGGGAACTCACCGCAGTCGCGTCGGTGTTTCTGATCTGGGCCCGACGCACCGAGCGCTCCTACCGGGTGGGCATGCGCTACCTGCTGATTCAGGTGGCCTCCGGGTTACTGCTGCTGGCCGGCGCTGGCATGCAGGCACATGCCACGGGCTCACTGCGCTTCGAACATATTGGACTGGAGGCACCGGGCGGCTGGCTCATTTTTCTGGCATTCGGCATCAAATGCGCCTTTCCGCTGCTGCACAACTGGCTCCAGGATGCCTATCCTGAAGCGACTGTTACGGGCACGGTGGTGCTGTCCGCGTTCACCACCAAATTGGCGGTTTACGCCCTGGCCCGCGGCTACGCCGGCACCGAATACCTGATCTGGATCGGCGCCATCATGACAGCCTTTCCAATCTTCTACGCCGTCATCGAGAACGATCTGCGGCGGGTGCTGGCCTACAGCCTGAACAATCAGCTCGGGTTCATGGTGGTTGGCATCGGGATCGGCACGGAGCTGGCGCTAAACGGCACGGCGGCCCATGCGTTCTGCCACATTCTCTACAAGGCTTTGTTATTCATGAGCATGGGCGCTGTGCTGCTGCGTGTGGGCACCGTTAACGGGTCCGAGCTGGGCGGCTTGTATAAGTCGATGCCGTGGACCACGGTGTTTTGCATCATCGGCGCCGCATCGATTTCGGCGTTTCCGCTGTTCTCTGGCTTCGTGTCGAAATCCATGATCATCAGTGCAGCGGCCAAACAGGCAGACCTCTGGTGGGTCGTCGTGATGCTGCTGTTCGCCTCAGCCGGCGTGTTTCACCATTCCGGCATCAAGATCCCGTACTTCGCCTTTTTCGCGCACGATAGCGGCAAACGCTGCCGCGAAGCACCGACCAATATGCTCGTTGCGATGGGCGCAGCCGCCGCGCTGTGTATCGGCATCGGGGTGTACCCAGCGCCGCTTTACGCGTTGCTGCCGTTCGCCGTGGACTACGCACCCTATACGCTGACCCACGTGATCACGCAGCTGCAGTTGCTGATGTTCTCGGCGCTGGCCTTCACCGTCATGATGCGCACCGGGATTTACCCGCCGGAACTGCGCTCGATCAACCTGGATACCGACTGGTTCTACCGGCGGGCGGCACCGGCCCTCGCAGGTTCCGTCGTGGCGTTTTTCGCAACGCTTTCAGGCCTCGCGAGGCGCGGCCTTGCACTGGGCTGGCGCCAGGTCGATGCCCGGGTGCTGGCATCGGCGCGTCCCGGCGGATGGCTGGTGGCCGCGTGGCGATCCGGCACCATGCTCTGGTGGGCCACCACGGCCATCGGTGTCGTCGTTCTACTCGGCCTGCTGCGTTAG
- the rnhA gene encoding ribonuclease HI — MTQRVRAFTDGGCRGNPGPGGWGVVLEYGEHRRELSGHQAATTNNQMELMAAIQALESLSRQCSVDLYTDSTYVQKGMNEWLANWKRRGWKTAAGKPVKNADLWQRLDAAAARHDVDWHWVKGHAGHPGNEAADRLANEAMDALAAEVSR, encoded by the coding sequence ATGACTCAACGCGTTCGGGCATTCACCGATGGTGGGTGCCGCGGGAACCCCGGCCCGGGTGGCTGGGGCGTGGTGCTGGAATATGGCGAACACCGGCGCGAGTTGTCCGGTCACCAAGCGGCCACCACCAATAACCAGATGGAACTCATGGCGGCCATCCAGGCGCTGGAATCGCTGTCCCGACAGTGCAGTGTCGATTTGTACACGGATTCAACCTATGTGCAGAAGGGGATGAATGAATGGCTGGCCAACTGGAAGCGGCGTGGTTGGAAGACCGCTGCCGGCAAGCCGGTCAAGAATGCCGACCTGTGGCAGCGGCTGGATGCCGCTGCGGCGCGTCATGACGTCGACTGGCATTGGGTCAAGGGACACGCCGGGCATCCTGGGAACGAAGCCGCGGACCGCCTGGCCAACGAGGCCATGGATGCCCTGGCCGCAGAGGTGAGCCGATGA
- a CDS encoding MotA/TolQ/ExbB proton channel family protein — MEVFGTIVRFFQNGGLFMYPIVIILAIGLSIAIERYIYLTRSEAGNRKLWEKLQPLLSNGDYAGAFEVSSKSEAAVGQVLAYGISRMRTSSDRQDVEMSMEESLLEVTPQLEKRTHYLAVLANVATLLGLLGTIIGLIQGFTAVANVNPAEKADLLSASISVAMNTTAFGLMVAIPLLLLHAVLQTRTTALVDSIEMASVKFLNTTRTTENA, encoded by the coding sequence ATGGAGGTGTTCGGCACCATCGTCCGCTTTTTTCAGAACGGCGGACTGTTCATGTATCCCATCGTCATCATTCTCGCGATCGGGCTTTCCATCGCTATTGAACGCTACATCTACCTGACGCGCTCCGAGGCGGGTAATCGCAAGCTGTGGGAAAAACTGCAGCCCTTGCTGTCTAACGGGGACTATGCGGGCGCCTTCGAGGTGTCGAGCAAATCCGAAGCAGCCGTCGGCCAGGTGCTCGCCTACGGCATCAGCCGCATGCGGACCAGCAGCGACCGCCAGGACGTTGAAATGTCCATGGAAGAGAGCTTGCTGGAGGTCACCCCCCAGCTCGAGAAGCGCACGCACTACCTGGCCGTGTTGGCCAACGTCGCCACATTGCTGGGCCTGTTGGGAACCATCATCGGTCTGATCCAGGGCTTTACGGCCGTGGCCAACGTCAACCCGGCTGAGAAGGCCGACCTCCTGTCAGCCAGTATTTCCGTGGCCATGAACACCACAGCCTTCGGACTGATGGTCGCCATTCCACTGCTGCTTCTGCATGCCGTGCTACAGACGCGGACCACCGCCTTGGTGGATAGCATCGAAATGGCCAGTGTGAAGTTCCTGAACACCACGCGGACCACCGAAAACGCATGA
- a CDS encoding ExbD/TolR family protein: MRERNAKKGRVASMNMISLMDIFTILVFFLLVNSSAVETLPSAKELKLPEAFEETKAGETVSVMITRTDILVNGKRAMTVDEAREAETLSAVTELLAEVPKSLLVYEDGSESEGREDVTILADEGTPYKVIRKVMQACTTAEYARISLAILQKTEIESGSDA, encoded by the coding sequence ATGCGCGAGCGCAACGCGAAAAAAGGCCGGGTCGCTTCGATGAACATGATCTCGCTCATGGACATCTTCACGATTCTGGTGTTTTTCCTGCTCGTCAATTCTTCGGCCGTGGAAACACTGCCCAGCGCCAAGGAACTCAAACTCCCTGAAGCCTTTGAGGAAACAAAGGCCGGGGAAACCGTCAGCGTGATGATTACGCGGACCGATATCCTGGTGAATGGAAAGCGCGCCATGACGGTCGACGAAGCCCGTGAAGCGGAGACGCTGTCGGCCGTCACCGAGTTGCTTGCCGAAGTGCCTAAATCCCTGCTGGTCTATGAAGACGGTTCGGAATCGGAAGGCCGGGAAGATGTGACGATCCTGGCCGACGAGGGCACGCCCTACAAGGTCATCCGCAAGGTGATGCAGGCCTGTACCACCGCAGAATATGCGCGGATTTCCCTCGCCATTCTTCAGAAGACAGAAATCGAATCCGGATCGGACGCATGA
- a CDS encoding tetratricopeptide repeat protein, translating to MRASQSRLLILACSSTVLLSACASKIDPGPSISTISQDRPDESKLSIRQSEQIEANQELAIENYRKILELAPEGARRTEVMRRLADLQIQVGEVNPQFERQQELYGDEERIDSVNLYREILATNPDDPNNDRVLYQLARAYQNRGQEARAVEVLSRLAREFPDSRYASDGKFREAELLFRLRRYRQAEAAYREVVEFGPDGQFFEQSQYKLGWSIFKQSRYAEAVEAFMPILERELAPGQAPIVESQAVAGVREKRRELVQDVLRVVSLSFAYSDGGASLKQFLNEQGGTRYEELLFADLGELYLEQERYTDAAAAFKAYVDYEPFTLDAPTFQLKSIDALQVGGFIDLAMGAKEDYVQIYDPEAEYWTQRGLAEAPFVVEALKENLNDVARYYHARAQRDGASDQARQIAFEQAGRYYRRFIEIFPDDPAAPEMHTLLADTLYDRGRYQAAADEYTNAAYNYPPHPRAADAGYGAVDSYHKWAEAQPTEARAEAILVAVDAARRFADNFSEHPEAPRVLTRAAEDLYDLGELEPAAEVAQRVVDTQPRPDARLRRSSWQVLGLSRFDQQRYQDAEAAFKQVLQLTPPDDTERRQTTRDQIASAIYRQAEVARDQGRPDDAVAQFLRIGQEMPDSSIRATAQFDAAAVLIASEQWDRAIEVLQDFRSTFPADQRQPDVTRKLAAVYLSSDQPTRAAAEFARIAGDSAEPEAARQQAALRSAELYDENGALAAAGQAYSSYLAGFAIPFEEAIEIRQRLIEIYDEIDRPSEVNFWRRELVRANAAAGSQQTDRSRYLAAQSSLVLAESALQEFESIKLTLPLQASLQRKRAAMDKALTAYQDAAQSGVAEIATEATHRVGSIYLTLSRDLMASQRPAGLSALELEQYELLLEEQAFPIEEQAIDVFETNVARMDQGVYNVWIQRSIEALAEIVPARYAKQENYELPINAIR from the coding sequence ATGCGCGCGAGTCAAAGCCGTTTGCTGATACTGGCCTGCTCCAGCACCGTTCTGCTGAGCGCCTGCGCCTCCAAGATCGACCCAGGCCCGTCCATTAGCACCATCAGCCAGGACCGGCCCGACGAATCGAAGCTGAGCATTCGTCAATCCGAGCAGATCGAGGCCAATCAGGAACTGGCCATCGAAAACTATCGGAAGATTCTGGAACTGGCACCGGAAGGCGCCCGCCGCACGGAAGTCATGCGACGCCTGGCAGATCTCCAGATTCAGGTGGGCGAAGTCAATCCTCAGTTCGAACGCCAGCAAGAGCTTTATGGCGACGAGGAACGCATCGACTCGGTCAATCTTTACCGCGAGATCCTGGCCACCAATCCGGATGACCCCAACAACGACCGCGTGCTTTACCAGCTCGCTCGTGCCTACCAGAACCGTGGGCAGGAAGCTCGGGCCGTGGAAGTCTTATCTCGTCTGGCTCGGGAGTTTCCGGACTCGCGCTATGCCAGCGATGGAAAATTCCGCGAGGCCGAACTGTTGTTCCGCTTGCGGCGCTACCGCCAGGCGGAGGCCGCTTACCGAGAAGTCGTTGAATTCGGTCCTGATGGCCAGTTCTTCGAGCAAAGCCAGTACAAACTTGGCTGGTCGATCTTCAAGCAATCGCGTTACGCCGAAGCGGTTGAGGCATTCATGCCCATCCTCGAGCGAGAACTCGCCCCAGGACAGGCGCCCATTGTCGAAAGCCAGGCCGTGGCCGGCGTTCGCGAAAAACGCCGTGAACTGGTTCAGGACGTCCTGCGCGTCGTCAGCCTGAGCTTTGCCTATAGTGACGGTGGCGCCTCGCTCAAACAGTTCCTCAACGAACAAGGGGGCACCCGCTACGAGGAACTGCTGTTCGCCGACCTGGGCGAGCTCTACCTGGAGCAGGAGCGCTACACGGATGCAGCCGCTGCGTTCAAGGCTTATGTGGACTATGAGCCCTTCACACTGGATGCACCGACCTTTCAGTTGAAATCCATCGATGCCCTCCAAGTCGGCGGGTTCATCGATCTCGCCATGGGCGCCAAGGAAGACTACGTCCAGATTTACGATCCAGAGGCGGAATACTGGACCCAGCGCGGCCTGGCCGAAGCCCCGTTCGTGGTCGAGGCGCTCAAGGAAAACCTCAACGACGTGGCTCGCTACTACCATGCGCGCGCCCAGCGCGATGGCGCCAGCGACCAGGCACGGCAGATCGCCTTTGAGCAGGCCGGTCGCTACTACCGCCGCTTCATCGAGATCTTCCCCGATGACCCGGCCGCACCGGAAATGCACACCCTGCTGGCCGATACCCTCTACGATCGCGGGCGTTATCAGGCCGCCGCTGACGAGTACACCAACGCTGCCTACAACTACCCGCCCCACCCTCGCGCGGCCGACGCTGGCTATGGCGCCGTCGACAGCTATCACAAGTGGGCCGAGGCCCAGCCGACCGAAGCACGTGCAGAGGCCATACTCGTCGCGGTGGACGCTGCCCGGCGCTTCGCAGACAACTTCTCCGAGCACCCAGAAGCCCCACGCGTGCTGACGCGCGCAGCCGAGGACCTCTACGACCTGGGCGAACTGGAGCCGGCTGCAGAGGTGGCCCAGCGAGTGGTCGATACCCAACCGCGTCCGGATGCCCGACTGCGCCGCAGCAGCTGGCAGGTACTCGGCTTGTCGCGATTCGATCAGCAGCGCTATCAGGATGCCGAAGCGGCCTTCAAGCAGGTCCTGCAGCTGACACCACCAGACGACACCGAGCGCCGGCAAACCACACGTGACCAGATCGCCTCTGCCATCTATCGCCAGGCCGAGGTCGCACGTGATCAGGGCCGGCCTGACGATGCGGTCGCACAGTTCCTGCGCATCGGCCAGGAAATGCCCGATTCGAGCATTCGCGCAACCGCCCAGTTCGATGCCGCTGCGGTGCTCATCGCGTCGGAACAATGGGACCGCGCTATCGAGGTGCTACAGGACTTCCGGTCGACCTTCCCGGCCGATCAACGCCAGCCTGACGTGACGCGCAAACTGGCCGCCGTCTATCTGTCATCCGACCAGCCGACACGGGCCGCAGCCGAGTTTGCCCGCATCGCCGGCGACAGCGCAGAACCGGAAGCGGCCAGGCAGCAGGCGGCATTACGCTCAGCCGAGTTGTACGACGAGAACGGTGCGCTCGCCGCAGCAGGCCAGGCATATTCGAGTTACCTGGCGGGCTTTGCCATCCCCTTCGAAGAGGCCATCGAGATACGGCAGCGTCTTATCGAGATCTATGACGAGATTGATCGCCCCAGCGAGGTCAACTTCTGGCGCAGAGAGCTGGTCCGGGCCAACGCGGCCGCCGGCAGCCAGCAAACAGACCGCAGTCGTTATCTCGCGGCGCAATCGTCTCTCGTGCTTGCGGAATCTGCGCTGCAGGAGTTCGAGTCGATCAAGCTGACGCTGCCGCTGCAGGCCAGCCTACAACGCAAGCGTGCCGCCATGGACAAGGCGCTGACGGCCTATCAGGACGCGGCGCAGTCCGGTGTGGCGGAGATCGCCACCGAGGCCACGCACCGGGTCGGGTCGATCTACCTGACGCTGAGCCGTGACCTGATGGCGTCACAGCGCCCGGCCGGGCTCTCGGCCCTGGAACTGGAGCAGTACGAGCTGCTGCTAGAGGAACAGGCTTTCCCGATCGAAGAACAGGCTATCGACGTCTTCGAGACCAATGTCGCTCGCATGGACCAGGGCGTCTACAACGTCTGGATTCAGCGGAGTATCGAAGCGCTGGCCGAAATTGTGCCGGCCCGCTACGCCAAGCAGGAAAACTATGAGCTTCCGATCAATGCGATTCGCTAA
- a CDS encoding ExbD/TolR family protein, with amino-acid sequence MITSRLHRMRRRDPAEMNITAFMNLMVILVPFLLITAVFSRLAVMQLALPAPDSESQPVENETDRLSVIVRTDALQVAVNGSVLQSFAITDSGFDLAAVNSLIVEIRDRIDPAVTNATVLLEPDVEYDQMIQAMDAVRMTLPDENTPSMADRTPLFPDVAIGDAPPRANETDG; translated from the coding sequence ATGATCACCTCGCGACTACACCGGATGCGTCGGCGCGATCCGGCCGAAATGAACATCACGGCATTCATGAACCTGATGGTCATCCTCGTGCCGTTCCTGCTGATTACCGCGGTGTTTTCGCGTCTCGCGGTCATGCAGTTGGCATTACCCGCCCCTGACTCGGAGTCGCAGCCCGTCGAGAACGAGACCGATCGCCTCTCAGTGATCGTTCGAACGGATGCACTCCAGGTCGCAGTGAATGGCAGCGTTTTGCAATCGTTTGCCATAACCGACAGCGGGTTTGACCTGGCCGCCGTGAATAGTCTGATCGTGGAGATACGCGACCGAATCGATCCGGCCGTCACCAATGCCACGGTGCTGCTGGAACCGGACGTTGAATACGATCAGATGATTCAGGCCATGGATGCCGTACGGATGACGCTGCCCGATGAAAACACGCCATCGATGGCAGACCGCACCCCGCTCTTCCCTGATGTCGCGATCGGCGATGCACCGCCGCGCGCAAACGAGACCGACGGATGA
- a CDS encoding methyltransferase domain-containing protein gives MQRQEVRLDDLRRWRATTRGRSQDLLEQARLQTVLPGLFGRSIIQIGSWGQGETLIESAPMPFKAVLGTAGVPGEGAVTRSGALPLPKGVADVILLPHSLEYATSPHRLLREADRVLSSRGHLLILGFNPFSWWGLRHRVGATPALPLDGRFLSRHRVCDWLHLLDFDVLDIHLFGAGLPWLRPTARGEGRRLRYWLNLAADSYLIVARKRRIPMTPVQQQWRQTRRGVAPALDGVRVSFEAAAARRRTDDA, from the coding sequence ATGCAACGGCAAGAAGTTCGACTGGACGATCTGCGACGGTGGCGCGCGACCACACGCGGACGCAGCCAGGATCTGCTGGAGCAGGCCCGGCTACAGACAGTCCTGCCGGGGTTGTTTGGTCGTTCCATCATCCAGATCGGCAGCTGGGGACAGGGCGAAACCCTGATCGAGTCGGCACCGATGCCGTTCAAGGCGGTGCTGGGCACCGCCGGCGTGCCCGGCGAGGGTGCGGTGACCCGGTCCGGCGCGTTGCCGTTGCCCAAGGGCGTAGCGGATGTGATCTTGCTGCCACACAGCCTTGAGTACGCGACCTCGCCGCATCGATTGCTGCGCGAGGCCGATCGGGTGTTGAGCTCGCGTGGGCATCTGCTGATTCTGGGATTTAACCCGTTCTCCTGGTGGGGACTTCGCCACCGGGTGGGTGCAACCCCTGCGCTCCCGTTGGATGGTCGGTTTCTTAGCCGCCATCGCGTTTGCGATTGGTTGCACCTGCTGGATTTCGATGTGCTGGATATTCATCTTTTCGGGGCCGGCTTGCCGTGGCTGCGGCCCACTGCACGAGGAGAGGGCCGGCGCCTGCGTTACTGGTTGAATCTTGCGGCTGATAGTTACCTGATCGTTGCCCGCAAGCGCAGGATTCCGATGACACCGGTGCAGCAACAATGGCGGCAGACGCGCCGTGGCGTTGCGCCTGCACTGGACGGGGTGCGGGTGAGTTTTGAAGCGGCTGCCGCGCGGCGCCGGACCGACGACGCATAA
- a CDS encoding tetratricopeptide repeat protein, which translates to MSFRSMRFANLAATCVALGVLAGCAGGPAPRPEPAEAAIQLPAVPQVEIPDAAFNDFAAAINALKRGNEAAAESALRNMIRNYPQIAGPYTNLAGLLARKGENDEALTLVRQAVERNPRSAPAYNLQGLLERRAGHFDAARDAYRKALVADPAFTDAQRNLGILYDLYLRQPQQAIGAYKAYQAMLDEPDEQVALWIADLERRTR; encoded by the coding sequence ATGAGCTTCCGATCAATGCGATTCGCTAATCTCGCCGCTACCTGTGTCGCGCTGGGCGTGCTTGCGGGTTGTGCCGGTGGTCCTGCGCCCCGCCCTGAGCCGGCGGAAGCGGCCATCCAGCTGCCCGCCGTGCCGCAGGTGGAAATACCGGATGCCGCGTTTAATGATTTTGCTGCGGCGATCAATGCCCTCAAACGGGGAAATGAGGCCGCCGCTGAATCAGCATTGCGCAATATGATTCGCAACTATCCGCAGATTGCCGGCCCGTATACCAACCTTGCCGGTTTGCTGGCCCGCAAGGGGGAGAACGACGAAGCGCTGACGCTCGTGCGCCAGGCAGTGGAACGAAACCCCCGTAGTGCCCCCGCCTACAACCTGCAGGGCCTGCTGGAGCGACGCGCCGGTCATTTCGATGCGGCGCGCGACGCGTATCGCAAGGCGCTGGTGGCGGATCCGGCATTCACGGATGCGCAACGTAATCTCGGCATTCTCTACGACTTGTACCTGCGCCAACCCCAGCAGGCCATCGGCGCATACAAGGCCTATCAGGCCATGCTCGACGAGCCCGATGAGCAGGTTGCGCTATGGATTGCCGACCTGGAGCGGAGGACCCGATGA
- the dnaQ gene encoding DNA polymerase III subunit epsilon: MRQIVLDTETTGLETRDDHRIIEIGCVELRSRRATGNNFWHYLQPDRLIDEGAIAVHGITNEMLAEKPRFADVAEEFVEYLRGAELIIHNAAFDVGFLDHEFAKLETPPPPLAEWCTITDTLTMAREMHPGQRNSLDALCKRYDVDNSGRDLHGALLDAQLLAEVYLAMTGGQQTIELAAEEDDGQPREVVRLFQPLTGRPRVIRASDAERAEHASRVQAMVDKGAPERVWPD, from the coding sequence ATGAGACAAATCGTGCTGGATACCGAAACCACGGGTCTCGAAACCCGTGACGACCATCGAATCATCGAAATCGGCTGTGTCGAGCTGCGCAGCCGGCGTGCCACCGGCAATAATTTCTGGCATTACTTGCAACCCGATCGACTGATTGACGAAGGGGCGATCGCGGTGCACGGCATCACCAACGAAATGCTGGCGGAAAAACCCCGCTTTGCCGATGTGGCCGAGGAGTTCGTCGAGTATCTTCGAGGTGCCGAGCTGATCATCCACAATGCCGCGTTCGATGTCGGCTTTCTTGATCACGAGTTCGCCAAGCTCGAAACGCCCCCGCCACCGCTGGCCGAGTGGTGCACCATCACCGATACCCTGACGATGGCGCGGGAGATGCACCCGGGGCAGCGCAATTCGCTGGACGCGCTGTGTAAGCGCTACGACGTGGATAACTCGGGTCGTGATTTGCACGGCGCGCTACTGGATGCGCAGCTGCTGGCCGAGGTGTACCTGGCCATGACCGGTGGTCAGCAGACCATCGAGCTGGCGGCTGAAGAAGACGATGGCCAGCCCAGGGAAGTCGTTCGGTTGTTCCAGCCGCTGACGGGCCGGCCCAGGGTGATTCGCGCCTCGGACGCCGAGCGTGCCGAGCACGCCAGCCGGGTGCAGGCCATGGTCGACAAGGGCGCGCCGGAGCGTGTGTGGCCGGACTAA